From a region of the Nyctibius grandis isolate bNycGra1 chromosome 10, bNycGra1.pri, whole genome shotgun sequence genome:
- the LOC137668098 gene encoding inter-alpha-trypsin inhibitor heavy chain H3-like: MENLLLFCILLLIPAFASSDFLVTHVRNIKKRNADNDLIVNGIEIYSMKIDSKVTSRFAHNVITSRAVNRGNVHKEVFFDVELPKTAFITNFSMTIDGVTYPGTIKEKEVAKKQYEKAVSKGQTAGLVKASGRKTEKFTVSVNIEAASKVTFELTYEELLKRQFGKYEMLIKVKPKQLVKNFEIEVNIFEPQGITELEAEGTFITNDLQNIIKKTFSEKKGHISFKPTLDQQRTCANCSQSVLDGDFTVRYDVKRTAPDNLQIVNGYFVHFFAPTNLPKLPKNVVFVIDISGSMSGRGIEQTREALLKILDDIKEDDFFNFILFGSEVHTWKETLIKATPKNLDEARKFVRGIDTEGLTNLHGGIMRGIDMLNAAHEGNLVPKRSASIIIMLTDGQPNVGVSNTQDIQAHVKKAIEGKYPLYDLGFGYGVDYNFLEKMALENKGLARRIYPDSDAALQLQGFYDEVSNPMLVDVELNYPENEISDLTKNSFKHFYGGSEIVVAGRFIDNNQNSLTVDVRGEGANDALSYTTQQDAEQTAQAFQEQKYIFGDYIERLWAYLTIEQLLEKRIAATGEEKENLTAEALDLSLKYKFVTPLTSMVVTKPEDYNNQDGIADKPIEAQAIGPAVLAPQLSHLYTAPPTWYTSVDGDPHFIISVPQKEDAICFNINENPGAVLNLINDPVTGITINGELIGDKRVNSDAKIQNTYFGKLGIANKHLDLKLTVTPEKITIQNGNEKTGFTWLDSVTLQQEGLTLVINRKKNLVLSMGSGASFVIVLHQVWKKHPLHQDFLGLYTLESDKLSEQTHGLLGQFFHPIDFTILEIHPGSDPKKPDATMIVKNNELTVTRGWQKDFRRDPNQGVDIPCWFVHNNGAGLIDGLHTDYIVSSLF; this comes from the exons atggaaaaccttctattgttttgtattttattactgaTTCCTGCCTTTGCATCATCAGACTTTTTGGTAACACATGTCAGAAACATCAAG aAGCGAAATGCTGATAATGACTTG ATTGTCAACGGGATAGAAATCTATAGCATGAAAATTGATAGTAAAGTAACTTCCCGATTTGCCCACAACGTCATCACCAGTCGAGCTGTCAATCGTGGAAACGTGCACAAAGAAGTCTTCTTTGATGTTGAACTCCCTAAGACAGCCTTCATTACCAACTTCAGCAT GACAATTGATGGTGTCACTTATCCTGGAactataaaggaaaaagaagttgcaAAAAAGCAATATGAGAAGGCTGTTTCAAAGGGACAGACTGCTGGTCTTGTCAA agcttcaggaagaaaaacagaaaaattcactGTCTCAGTCAACATTGAAGCAGCCAGTAAAGTCACTTTTGAACTCACATATGAGGAACTGCTGAAGCGACAGTTTGGAAAATATGAGATGCTCATCAAAGTAAAACCAAAGCAGCTTGTGAAAAATTTTGAG ATTGAAGTAAATATATTTGAGCCTCAGGGTATCACTGAGCTGGAAGCGGAAGGAACATTCATCACCAACGATCTacaaaatatcattaaaaaaactttttcagagaaaaag gGGCACATCTCTTTCAAGCCAACTCTTGATCAGCAGCGAACCTGTGCAAATTGCTCACAGTCTGTCTTGGATGGGGATTTTACTGTAAGGTATGATGTGAAGAGAACAGCTCCAGATAATTTGCAG attgTCAATGGCTACTTTGTACACTTCTTTGCACCAACAAATCTTCCAAAGTTGCCCAAGAATGTTGTCTTTGTAATAGATATTAGTGGCTCAATGTCTGGAAGAGGAATAGAACAG ACAAGAGAAGCACTTCTAAAAATCTTAGATGACATTAAAGAAGATGACTTCTTCAATTTTATACTGTTTGGTAGTGAAGTACACACTTGGAAAGAAACATTAATCAAAGCCACTCCCAAGAATTTGGATGAAGCAAGGAAGTTTGTTCGGGGCATTGACACTGAAGGCC TGACAAATTTACATGGTGGTATAATGAGGGGAATTGATATGCTGAATGCTGCTCATGAAGGAAACCTTGTGCCCAAGAGAAGTGCTTCTATAATTATCATGTTAACAGATGGCCAACCAAACGTAG GTGTATCAAATACTCAGGACATTCAGGCGCATGTAAAAAAAGCCATTGAAGGAAAATATCCCTTATACGATCTTGGTTTTGGCTATGGCGTTGACTACAACTTCTTGGAGAAGATGGCGCTGGAGAATAAAGGATTGGCCCGTCGGATTTATCCTGACTCTGATGCAGCTTTACAGCTTCAG GGGTTTTATGATGAGGTGTCGAATCCCATGCTCGTGGATGTGGAGTTAAACTacccagaaaatgaaatatcagACCTAactaaaaacagttttaagcaTTTCTATGGTGGGTCTGAGATTGTGGTGGCTGGGCGCTTTATAGACAACAACCAAAACAGTTTGACTGTAGATGTGAGAGGTGAAGGT GCTAATGACGCCCTGTCATATACTACACAACAAGACGCCGAACAAACAGCTCAAGCTTTCCAAgaacagaaatacatatttgGAGATTACATTGAAAGGCTCTGGGCTTATCTCACTATCGAACAACTCCTGGAAAAACG CATTGCAgccacaggagaagaaaaggagaaccTTACAGCCGAAGCCCTGGATCTCTCACTAAAATACAAGTTTGTAACGCCACTGACATCCATGGTGGTAACAAAGCCAGAAGACTATAACAATCAAGATGGGATTGCCGATAAACCCATTGAAG CACAGGCCATCGGACCTGCTGTGCTGG CTCCACAACTATCTCACCTATATACGGCACCCCCCACATGGTATACTAGTG TTGATGGAGATCCACACTTCATTATATCAGTGCCACAAAAAGAAGATGCCATTTGTTTCAATATCAATGAAAACCCAGGTGCTGTGTTAAATTTAATAAATGACCCAGTTACAG GCATCACAATCAATGGAGAACTCATTGGTGATAAGAGAGTAAACAGTGATGCAAAGATCCAAAATACGTATTTTGGAAAACTTGGCATTGCAAATAAGCACCTGGATTTAAAACTGACAGTAACTCCTGAGAAGATCACAATTCAGAATGGCAATGAAAAAACAGGTTTCACCTGGCTGGACTCAGTCACCTTGCAACAAGAAGG ttTAACTTTGgtaattaacagaaaaaaaaatctggtgctCTCAATGGGCAGCGGTGCCTCATTTGTTATTGTTTTGCACCAAGTATGGAAGAAACATCCTCTCCACCAAGATTTCCTGGGACTGTATACATTGGAAAGTGATAAGCTGTCTGAACAGACCCATGGGTTACTAG GACAGTTTTTCCACCCCATTGACTTCACTATACTTGAAATTCATCCTGGGTCTGATCCCAAGAAACCAGATGCCACAATGATTGTTAAAAACAATGAACTGACTGTAACaag GGGCTGGCAGAAGGATTTCAGAAGAGATCCTAATCAGGGCGTTGATATTCCTTGCTGGTTTGTTCATAACAACGGAGCTGGGCTGATAGATGGTCTTCATACGGACTACATTGTTTCCAGTCTGTTTTAA